One Fusobacterium ulcerans DNA segment encodes these proteins:
- a CDS encoding histidinol-phosphatase HisJ family protein: MGNIISDYHVHSEFSGDSTQDMEEIIQKAISLGLQEIALTDHLEYDIEGMTDRWVLKVDKYVKRVLELKEKYKKEIDVKLGVEVGVQTHTREYLEGVVSSYPFDFVINSSHAINRIDLAFGEIQEGKTKEEVQALYFDNVLKNVELYDKFNVYGHLDFVTRYGGPKYRGLNYKENFDRIDAVLKKLIEKGKGIEINTSGFRYKEDRFYPCADIVKRYYELGGEILTIGSDAHVKEYLTMDFKLVYDFMESIDKKYITSFKGMQPIFKKIK, from the coding sequence TTGGGAAATATTATAAGCGACTATCATGTACATAGTGAGTTTTCAGGAGATTCAACTCAGGATATGGAAGAAATTATTCAAAAGGCTATTTCTTTAGGGTTGCAGGAGATAGCTCTTACAGATCATTTAGAATATGATATAGAAGGAATGACTGACAGATGGGTACTGAAAGTAGATAAATATGTGAAAAGGGTATTGGAGCTGAAGGAAAAATACAAAAAAGAAATAGATGTAAAGTTAGGAGTAGAGGTAGGAGTACAGACTCATACAAGGGAATATTTAGAGGGAGTTGTAAGCAGCTATCCTTTTGATTTTGTAATAAATTCCAGTCATGCCATCAACAGAATAGACCTTGCCTTTGGAGAGATACAGGAAGGAAAAACAAAAGAAGAAGTACAGGCACTTTATTTTGATAATGTATTAAAAAATGTAGAGCTTTATGATAAATTTAATGTTTATGGACATCTGGATTTTGTAACAAGATATGGTGGACCTAAATACAGGGGATTAAATTACAAAGAAAACTTTGACAGAATTGATGCAGTTCTTAAAAAACTAATAGAAAAAGGAAAGGGAATAGAAATAAATACTTCTGGATTTAGATATAAGGAAGATAGATTTTATCCTTGTGCTGATATAGTAAAAAGATATTATGAGCTTGGAGGAGAAATACTTACTATAGGATCAGATGCCCATGTAAAAGAGTATCTAACTATGGATTTTAAACTGGTATATGACTTTATGGAAAGCATAGATAAAAAATATATTACTTCTTTTAAAGGAATGCAGCCAATTTTTAAGAAAATAAAATAA